The Hyla sarda isolate aHylSar1 chromosome 2, aHylSar1.hap1, whole genome shotgun sequence genome includes the window tcccacagtcctgacagatcctgacctcccacagtcctgacagatcctgacctcccacagtcctgacagatcctgacctcccacagtcctgacagatcctgacctcccacagtcatgacagatcctgacctcccacagtcctgacagatcctgacctcccacagtcctgacagatcctgacctcccacagtcctgacaggtcCCGGTCTCCTGAATTCACTGCTCCCTGAAGGTACCTGTGCTGAGGAGCCTGAAGCTCAATTTTCCAGCGTCACCCAACATTGAATGGTTCCACCCCCTCTGGTCCTTTGTGGCTCCGCCCTTGCAAAACAACCAATTAAAATGTTATCCCCCAGAATTGTGAGGGTTCCTACGCCCCTCTTCCCTGGTATTTTTATCCCTTTTCTTTGAGACTCTTGAGTTTTGATATAATATGTGGATCCAAAATGCAGCGCAGATACAATATATTTTACAgtataaataaacataataaacagGGCCATTCACGTCTCCATTTACATTTCCTCATCTCAGTTTGGAGGTAATTGATTCCAGGTGTAACCCAAACCTTCCTTCATAGCAGCATTTCAGGAGGCCAATGGGAAATTACCTATTACCTTGTTTAAACTGCACATTTTTATAGTTATTTGCAAATATAGGAGCGCACCAGACCTCAGTAATCTACACAGACCAATGAGGCACGTGCTGTTATTCCATAGTGCAAGACGCCGATACCGGCTCTATGGTAAATATGTcaccgggggaggggggaggggctacctGAGACAGGTTGAGTTAATTTAATTTGTTTTccttccccaattttttttttaacaaacttttAATTATAAACATAAGAAAAGGGGGTGAAAGTGGTCGTGTGTAGCCCCCACAGGACGGCCATGAAACCGATGGACGCAGTAGGTACTGTTACCATGTGATGTCTATGGGGGCCAAGATACAGGTATATTGTGTAACTAAAGAAGGGCTGTCAATCAGCTGACCCAAAGAACTGTTGTAATAATATGTATGTTAGAAAAGCATTGTACGGACTTATTCTTGGTTTCTTTTAGACTGACAATAGGTGACCTTCAGTTTATTTATGTTTCTAACTGTTCGCTGGATATAATAAAAACACTGACCACTTCTTGCTTTTGCTGGACAactgggggtcggccacagcgtTTATTTAATAACcattaaaataaacaatttatatccGAACTTCTGATTGAACACTCTCAGAGGTAAGCGGTCAGCCGGCCGCCCTCTTCGACGGGCATCACACTCTACTCTCCAGGAAAATCTCCTCCAAATTTCTCCTCCGCCACGCTGTGACTTAGCCTAAAAGAGAACAACATTAAAACGGGAACCAAACCACAACCCGCTCCACATCACCAGATCCCAAGGTCACAACGACCCAACAGGAACCATTCAGCCGAAGAGCCCTAAAAGTCCCACGGGACCCACCTATAACCAAGGGATAAAACACCGACACAaattaacataattttttttttttataccaactattccaaattttttatttttttttaataccaaaaCAGAACGTAAAAGGGGTGGGTGGGCGGGAATCTTCACACTTGCCGGGGACTCCACAAAGAGGAAGCCGCAAGCCTCAGcaacacattttatcccctattactcctcctccccttcctgttAACCTAGCCTATCCCTGTCCTCCTACCCTTCTAGGTTCCGCCTCCCCCCTATTTCTCCAGCTcctcattttattttttcttctaactttATTTAACCCCCTCTTTGCCAGTCTGAGACGCCGCCTCCTAAACGGAGCGGCGTCGAACAaaagagctttaaaaaaaaaaaaataagaaagaaagaaaagtgcAGAATTTTTTCAACATATTTTCTTTGTATTGGACTTTacacagaaaacaataaaatataatatggaCATCtacaaatgtacaaatatatccAAGTACAACCCCATCTGCAatggttttgtgtttgttttttaaccaCTGAGCAGTCACAGAAATgttaaaaacctttttatatgttgtacatctgacaaaacattaacctttgtagTAAAAGAAGAGAATTGGCAGAATTACAGATacataaggttatattcagatgaaTTCATGTTGAAAGAGATTTTGGAAAACCCTGTTGAAATGTGGATTCAGCCATTACTAGTTTTATTTGACTGTGGAAACACTAAATATCAGCAAACGTGATGCCAGGATTGTCTGCATAAAGATCTACAACACTGAGGACCAATCAGTATGCAGCATGATGGTGTTACCGAGATGAACCAAAGAATGACATCACAGATGTGACATCATCGAGTTCCGAGCCTATAGAAAACCCCGCCTGACAATCTGATTACACAGAGAGAGTTGGACAGAGACAGCGGCTTTTGCTTAGCGAATCTTTCCTTTATCTCAGCGATTTGTGTTGTTTCTTTGTGCCATGGAGATCCAGGGATTAGGGTTCTTGCCTATCCTTTGGGTCACATGGAACCTTTTGGGCCTCAGCACTCTTGTCACCTTGACCATCGCCCTAGGACATAGCAGACAGCCGTTTATCAGTGACACGGCTGTAGGATATCCTGTGTGGATAATATATAAGGTTGTGTTCTTTGGTGCACCCATCATAGGAGTTGCCGTCACCTACCTGCAGCACCGATTTATGTTCCTGCGCTCTGAACCATCTGCGAAGCATTTTAGGATTTACCAGAAGATCTTGTTTACCTTAGGATGCATCATGTGCATAGGAACAGCCCTGAATGCCGTATTTACTATGGGGAACAATCCTACAATACACAGGATCAGCTCAGGTATGGCATTTATTTGTGGagccatatataatgtgtgccaAGCTGGATTCCTATACAAAAGGTCATACAGCAGCCGGATTGTTTGCCATATAAGGCTGGCCTCCACCTTAGTGACTTCTGTGGTGCTGCTGCTCTTCAGTGTCGGTCAGGTCTCCTTCTATACGGATCTGTGCACCGGACACTGCGAGGAGATTATGTATGTCCCCGTCATGGTGGCTGAATACCTGGGATTCTGCGGCGTCACCTTATACCATGTGACCCACTATACAGATTTACAGCATTTGTCAGTAAAGATTTCCAGAAATGACATTAACGTCAGCCTGAGGACCAAGATACCGGACCCGGAACAGAACCATCCTGTAGAATAGTGAATACTGAGGCCTATGActacagccgggagccgaggacGGACATTTATCCTGTGTATTAttcttaataaatatataaataaaaaaacatgtctcATCCTTCTCTTAACACCTGTCATTGGGACAGAGTCAGAaagccagtatacacatcagatagtccagtatacacatcagatagtccagtatacacatcagatagtccagtatacacatcagatagtccagtatacacatcagatcgtccagtatacacatcagatagtccagtatacacatcagatagtccagtatacacatcagatagtccagtacacacatcagatagtccagtatacacatcagatagtccagtatacacatcagatagtccagtatacacatcagatagtccagtatacacatcagatagtccagtatacacatcagatagtccagtatacacatcagatagtccagtatacacatcagatagttcaGTATACACAtctgatagtccagtatacacatcagatagtccaatatgcacatcagatagtccagtatacacatcagatagtccagtatacacatcagatagtccagtatacacatcagatagtccaatatacacatcagataatccaatatacacatcagataatccaatacacacatcagatagtccagtatacacatcagatagtccagtatacacatcagatagtccagtatacacatcagatagtccagtacacacatcagatagtccagtatacacatcagatagtccagtatacacatcagatagtccagtatacacatcagatagtccagtatatacatcagatagtccagtatacacatcagatagtccagtatacacatcagatagttcaGTATACACAtctgatagtccagtatacacatcagatagtccaatatacacatcagatagtccagtacacacatcagatagtccagtatacacatcagatagtccagtacacacatcagatagtccagtatacacatcagatagtccagtacacacatcagatagtccagtatatacatcagatagtccagtatacacatcagatagtccagtacacacatcagatagtccagtatacacatcagatagccctatatacacatcagatagtccggtatacacatcagatagtccagtatacacatcagatagtccagtatacacatcagatagtccagtatacacatcagatagtccaatatacacatcagatagtccagtatacacatcagatagtccagaatacacatcagatagtccagtatacacatcagatagtccaggacacacatcagatagtcccgtatacacatcagatagtccagtatacacatcagataatccagtatacacatcagatagtccagtacacacatcagatagtcccgtatacacatcacatagtccagtatacacatcagatagtccagtatacacatcagatagtccaatatacacatcagatagtctggtatacacatcacatagtccggtatacacatcagatagtccaatatacacatcagatagtccagtatacacatcagatagtccagtatacacatcagatagtccagtatacacatcaaatagtccaatatacacatcagatagtccagtatacacatcagatagtccagtatacacatcagatagtccagtatacacatcagatagtccagtatacacatcagatagtccgccAGTTCTAAATCACAGGGTTCAGCACTTTTATAATGTGGTCTGCTTAGCAGGACACCATCATGGGTTGAAATGTAAATTaggtttaatcccttaaggacccagggggtatccatacgcccgtgggactTTCGGTCCCCGTCTTGCACCGAGCgggaccggggtgcctgctgatatcgatcagcaggcaccctacgcaaatgcccaggggggtcatcagaccccccatgtcggtgatcggcgcaaattgctaatgaattcacacttgcgatttgcgccaattccgggtcattcgggtctatggtgaccctggcgacccggaatataagggggatcgtggttgtctaagacacccacgatccccctgaagggataggagtgaggtggcaggggtgccacccctcttatctctgctattggtggtctagacgcgaccaccaatagcagatcggaggcgggggggttaactttcattttccccattctgcccacccacaataggcggggcagaacggggaaccgacaaAGGACCGGGGGCAGAAGATCCATTTACCCATCCTGAGGCTGCGAGCGATGGTGATCGGCTggtggcgatgtcgtgcagcagaagaggatggTTCCCTGGATCCTTCGGAAgttggtaagttgcctagcaacatctggagggctacagtctgagaccactatacagtggtcgctaaactgtatccctccaggtcttgcaaaactacaactcttagcatgcccaaacagctgtttgctgtctgggcatgctgggatttgtagttttgca containing:
- the LOC130357350 gene encoding DNA damage-regulated autophagy modulator protein 1-like; amino-acid sequence: MEIQGLGFLPILWVTWNLLGLSTLVTLTIALGHSRQPFISDTAVGYPVWIIYKVVFFGAPIIGVAVTYLQHRFMFLRSEPSAKHFRIYQKILFTLGCIMCIGTALNAVFTMGNNPTIHRISSGMAFICGAIYNVCQAGFLYKRSYSSRIVCHIRLASTLVTSVVLLLFSVGQVSFYTDLCTGHCEEIMYVPVMVAEYLGFCGVTLYHVTHYTDLQHLSVKISRNDINVSLRTKIPDPEQNHPVE